In Rouxiella sp. WC2420, the following proteins share a genomic window:
- a CDS encoding zinc ribbon domain-containing protein YjdM — MQSLPACPKCSSEFTWQEGEQLNCPECGHEWSANANAGAEDESLIVKDANGNLLADGDSVTVIKDLKVKGSSTPLKMGTKVKSIRLVEGDHNIDCKIDGFGPMKLKSEFVKKN; from the coding sequence GTGCAATCATTACCCGCTTGTCCAAAGTGCAGTTCTGAATTTACCTGGCAGGAAGGCGAGCAGTTAAACTGCCCGGAATGCGGACATGAGTGGTCTGCCAATGCTAATGCAGGGGCAGAAGATGAATCATTGATAGTTAAAGATGCCAACGGAAACCTGCTTGCCGACGGCGATTCGGTGACGGTTATTAAAGATCTCAAAGTTAAAGGCAGCTCAACACCTTTGAAGATGGGTACCAAAGTAAAAAGCATCCGCCTGGTTGAAGGTGATCACAATATTGACTGCAAAATTGATGGTTTTGGACCGATGAAGCTGAAATCTGAATTCGTTAAGAAAAACTAG
- a CDS encoding aldehyde dehydrogenase family protein yields the protein MQHIDKIYINGEFVTPHGTELFELFNPATEEVIGTVRMADVEDTQRAIAAAKAAFPAWSCTTKQQRVEFLTRMHAAVVECENELLEAIIEEYGAPVARSSWMATYPADVILQAIEALESFEFEEQAGAAQVIYSPVGVAGLITPWNSDAGFICNKLATALAAGCTAVIKPSEMSAMQTQIITQALHKAGLPAGVFNIVTGRGDVVGAEISRHPDIAKISFTGSTAVGKGIVESSAATLKRVTLELGGKSPTIILDDADAATVVPMALMAGFGNSGQACIAGTRILVPQSRLSEFEQAFAFAVTYIKSGDPRDKSTDIGPMVSRKQWERVQGYIRLGIEEGAKVLIGGEGRPQGFDKGWLVKPTIFTSANNQMRIAREEIFGPVLVIIPYLDEDDAIAIANDTSYGLNAIVLSGDLQRGISVARQIETGRVLVNTFAHEPKAPFGGVKQSGLGREMGKWGLSAYLEPKTLLVG from the coding sequence ATGCAGCACATCGATAAAATCTATATCAACGGCGAATTTGTCACGCCGCACGGCACCGAGTTGTTTGAGCTGTTTAATCCGGCGACCGAGGAGGTGATCGGCACGGTCAGAATGGCCGATGTTGAAGATACCCAGCGCGCGATTGCCGCTGCAAAAGCCGCGTTTCCGGCCTGGTCCTGCACCACTAAGCAACAGCGAGTTGAGTTTCTGACACGTATGCATGCTGCCGTGGTCGAGTGCGAAAACGAACTGTTAGAAGCGATTATCGAAGAATATGGCGCGCCTGTCGCCCGTTCTAGCTGGATGGCGACTTACCCGGCAGACGTGATTTTGCAGGCTATTGAAGCGCTGGAGTCTTTCGAATTTGAAGAGCAGGCGGGAGCGGCGCAGGTAATTTATTCTCCGGTTGGAGTGGCAGGATTGATTACGCCGTGGAACAGCGACGCCGGTTTTATCTGTAACAAGCTGGCGACGGCGCTGGCTGCTGGATGTACTGCGGTCATTAAACCTAGCGAAATGAGCGCGATGCAGACTCAAATCATCACCCAGGCACTGCACAAGGCAGGGCTGCCAGCAGGTGTCTTCAATATTGTCACTGGCCGTGGTGATGTAGTCGGTGCTGAAATCAGTCGCCACCCAGATATCGCCAAAATATCGTTTACCGGTTCGACGGCGGTAGGTAAGGGGATTGTCGAGAGCAGCGCGGCGACACTTAAGAGAGTGACGCTTGAACTGGGCGGCAAATCTCCGACCATTATTCTTGACGATGCAGACGCCGCTACGGTCGTGCCGATGGCGCTGATGGCCGGTTTTGGCAATAGTGGTCAAGCCTGTATTGCCGGAACCCGTATTCTGGTGCCGCAAAGCCGTTTAAGTGAATTTGAACAGGCTTTTGCTTTCGCTGTGACTTACATTAAGTCTGGCGATCCTCGCGATAAAAGCACTGATATTGGGCCGATGGTCAGCCGCAAACAGTGGGAAAGGGTGCAGGGTTATATTCGCCTGGGCATTGAAGAGGGAGCTAAAGTGCTGATTGGCGGCGAAGGGCGTCCGCAGGGATTTGACAAAGGCTGGCTGGTAAAACCTACGATATTTACCAGTGCAAACAATCAGATGCGTATTGCCCGTGAAGAAATTTTTGGACCGGTGCTGGTGATCATTCCTTATCTGGATGAGGACGATGCTATTGCCATCGCCAATGATACTTCCTATGGTTTGAACGCCATCGTTCTGAGCGGAGATTTGCAACGCGGAATCAGCGTGGCGCGGCAAATCGAGACTGGTCGCGTGTTGGTAAATACTTTTGCGCATGAGCCAAAAGCGCCATTTGGCGGCGTTAAGCAGTCTGGCCTGGGCCGCGAAATGGGTAAATGGGGGCTTTCTGCTTATCTGGAGCCAAAAACGCTGTTGGTCGGTTAA
- a CDS encoding LysR family transcriptional regulator, producing MHRTGLTELEVTLAVAQRSSFRAAARELGMSATAVSNAIAGLESRLNIRLFNRSTRSVSLTEAGRRYVERIAPALAEIQRASEEISTLPETPTGTLRINAPPESAMILFEPLLREYLQRYPNMRLDIATEPRMVDIIAEGFDAGIRLAESVPQDMIAVPLTPPMRMLIVGSPEYFAARGKPQSPDDLANHLGIGMRMSHGGIYHWELERHQQKFTINMPTRVVLNELRAIRQAARNGIGLAFISSWFIEKDLVNGNLLSVLEDWCPSFDGLRLYYSGRRHIPPGLKALIDLVHELRDRQRSVSGV from the coding sequence ATGCATCGTACCGGGCTAACAGAACTGGAAGTCACTCTGGCGGTTGCGCAGCGCAGCAGCTTTCGTGCGGCAGCCCGCGAGCTGGGTATGTCTGCCACGGCGGTCAGCAATGCCATAGCCGGTCTTGAGTCACGGCTAAATATCAGGCTATTTAATCGCTCCACCCGCAGCGTTTCGCTGACCGAAGCCGGGCGGCGCTACGTCGAGCGTATCGCCCCGGCGCTGGCCGAAATCCAACGCGCGTCAGAAGAGATCAGCACTTTACCTGAAACGCCAACCGGCACATTGCGCATCAACGCCCCTCCTGAATCAGCCATGATTTTGTTTGAGCCGTTGCTGCGTGAATATTTGCAACGTTACCCGAATATGCGTCTGGATATTGCGACCGAGCCGCGAATGGTCGATATCATCGCCGAAGGGTTTGACGCCGGTATCCGCCTTGCCGAGTCTGTGCCGCAGGATATGATTGCCGTTCCCTTAACCCCTCCGATGAGGATGCTGATTGTCGGTAGCCCGGAATATTTCGCGGCTCGCGGCAAGCCGCAGTCACCGGACGATTTGGCGAATCATCTGGGCATTGGCATGCGCATGTCACACGGCGGGATTTATCACTGGGAGTTGGAGCGCCACCAGCAAAAGTTTACGATCAACATGCCCACCCGCGTCGTCCTCAATGAGTTACGCGCGATACGACAGGCAGCGCGCAACGGTATCGGGCTGGCCTTTATTTCAAGCTGGTTCATAGAAAAAGACTTGGTAAATGGCAATCTACTCAGCGTGCTCGAAGACTGGTGCCCATCGTTTGACGGGCTGCGTCTCTACTATTCCGGCCGCCGCCATATTCCGCCAGGATTGAAAGCGTTGATCGATTTGGTGCATGAATTGCGGGATCGCCAACGCTCAGTAAGCGGTGTTTAA
- the mutS gene encoding DNA mismatch repair protein MutS, with product MSNSDNLDAHTPMMQQYLRLKAQNPEILMFYRMGDFYELFYDDAKKASQLLEISLTKRGASAGEPIPMAGVPYHAVEGYLAKLVNLGESVAICEQVGDPALSKGPVERKVVRIVTPGTVSDEALLSERQDNLLAAIWQDGRGFGYATLDISSGRFRVAQPADLETMAAEIQRTNPAELLYPESFESMSLIDNRRGLRRRPMWEFELETARQQLNLQFGTRDLSGFGVEQATQALRAAGCLLQYVKDTQRTSLPHIRGVTMERQQDGIIMDAATRRNLELTQNLSGGVENTLAAILDQSVTPMGSRMLKRWIHMPTRDFKVLNNRQQAVGGLQDLTADLQPVLRQVGDLERILARLALRSARPRDLARMRHALQQLPEIRLILKSIDVPYIQTLVEQAGEFDELIALLEHAIIEAPPVLVRDGGVIAPGYNTELDEWRALADGATDYLDRLEIREREKLGLDTLKVGFNGVHGYYIQISRGQSHLAPIHYVRRQTLKNAERYIIPELKEYEDKVLTSKGKALSLEKALYEELFDLLMPHLPALQQSAAALAEIDVLNNLAERAYTLNYCCPTLSDKPGINIVGGRHPVVEQVLSEPFISNPLQMSPQRRMLIITGPNMGGKSTYMRQAALIALMAHIGSFVPAEQATLGPIDRIFTRVGAADDLASGRSTFMVEMTETANILHNATENSLVLMDEIGRGTSTYDGLSLAWACAENLASRIKAMTLFATHYFELTTLPEKMEGTVNIHLDAVEHGDTIAFMHSVQEGAASKSYGLAVAALAGVPREVIKRAKQKLKELETLSNNAASSKVDGPQLPLLSEEVSPAVEALEALDADSLSPRQALEWIYRLKTML from the coding sequence ATGAGTAATAGCGATAATTTAGATGCCCACACCCCCATGATGCAGCAGTATCTGCGTCTTAAGGCACAGAATCCTGAAATTTTGATGTTCTATCGCATGGGCGACTTTTATGAGTTGTTCTATGATGACGCCAAAAAAGCCTCCCAACTGCTGGAAATCTCGCTGACCAAGCGCGGCGCCTCCGCCGGTGAACCTATCCCGATGGCAGGTGTGCCTTATCATGCGGTTGAAGGCTACCTGGCCAAGCTGGTTAACCTCGGTGAATCAGTGGCTATCTGCGAACAAGTCGGCGATCCAGCATTGAGCAAAGGTCCGGTCGAGCGCAAAGTAGTTCGCATCGTGACTCCCGGTACTGTCAGTGACGAAGCCCTGCTCAGCGAACGCCAGGACAACCTTCTCGCTGCCATCTGGCAAGACGGGCGAGGTTTTGGCTACGCTACGCTGGATATCAGCTCGGGGCGTTTTCGCGTCGCCCAGCCGGCTGACCTTGAAACCATGGCCGCCGAGATCCAACGCACTAATCCGGCTGAACTTCTGTATCCGGAAAGCTTTGAATCGATGTCTCTTATCGATAACCGCCGTGGTCTGCGTCGCAGGCCGATGTGGGAATTTGAGCTAGAAACTGCCCGCCAGCAGTTGAACCTGCAGTTTGGCACCCGCGACCTTAGCGGGTTCGGCGTCGAGCAGGCCACCCAGGCATTACGTGCCGCAGGCTGTCTGCTGCAATACGTTAAAGATACTCAGCGCACTTCGCTGCCGCACATTCGTGGCGTAACCATGGAGCGCCAGCAGGACGGCATTATTATGGACGCCGCAACGCGCCGTAATCTTGAGCTGACTCAGAATCTGTCCGGCGGAGTTGAAAATACCCTGGCGGCGATCCTCGATCAAAGCGTGACGCCTATGGGCAGCCGCATGCTCAAGCGCTGGATCCACATGCCTACCCGTGATTTCAAAGTACTGAACAATCGCCAGCAGGCTGTGGGAGGGTTGCAAGATTTGACCGCCGATTTGCAACCGGTTCTGCGTCAGGTTGGCGATCTGGAACGAATTCTGGCTCGTCTGGCTCTGCGCAGTGCTCGCCCGCGCGATCTCGCCCGCATGCGGCATGCGCTGCAACAACTCCCTGAAATTCGCCTGATTCTAAAGTCTATCGACGTGCCGTATATCCAGACGCTGGTAGAACAGGCCGGCGAGTTTGACGAACTGATCGCCCTGCTTGAACACGCAATTATTGAGGCACCGCCGGTGCTGGTTCGCGATGGTGGCGTGATTGCTCCAGGTTATAACACCGAGCTTGATGAGTGGCGCGCCCTCGCCGATGGCGCAACGGATTATCTGGATCGTCTGGAAATCCGCGAACGTGAGAAGCTCGGTCTGGATACTTTGAAGGTCGGATTTAACGGCGTTCACGGCTATTACATCCAAATCAGCCGTGGGCAGAGTCATCTGGCCCCTATTCATTACGTGCGCCGCCAGACGCTGAAAAACGCCGAGCGTTACATCATTCCCGAGCTGAAAGAGTATGAAGACAAGGTCCTGACTTCAAAAGGCAAAGCCCTGTCTCTGGAAAAAGCTCTGTATGAAGAGTTGTTCGACCTGCTGATGCCGCATCTTCCTGCGCTGCAACAAAGCGCGGCTGCTCTTGCGGAAATCGACGTGCTGAACAATCTGGCCGAGCGCGCCTACACCCTGAATTATTGCTGCCCCACGCTGAGCGATAAGCCGGGGATTAATATTGTGGGCGGTCGCCATCCAGTGGTCGAGCAGGTGCTTAGCGAACCCTTTATTTCCAACCCGTTGCAGATGTCACCACAGCGCCGAATGCTGATTATTACTGGCCCAAACATGGGCGGTAAAAGTACTTATATGCGTCAGGCAGCGTTGATAGCCTTAATGGCGCACATCGGCAGCTTCGTGCCCGCCGAGCAGGCGACATTAGGCCCTATCGATCGCATTTTCACCCGCGTAGGTGCAGCGGATGATCTGGCATCGGGTCGTTCAACGTTTATGGTGGAAATGACTGAAACGGCCAATATCCTGCACAACGCCACTGAAAATAGCCTGGTGCTGATGGATGAAATTGGACGCGGCACGTCGACCTATGACGGACTGTCACTGGCCTGGGCCTGCGCGGAAAATCTGGCAAGCCGTATTAAAGCAATGACCCTTTTCGCTACCCACTATTTCGAGCTAACCACGCTGCCGGAAAAAATGGAAGGCACGGTAAATATTCATCTGGATGCCGTCGAGCATGGCGATACTATCGCCTTTATGCACAGCGTGCAGGAAGGAGCGGCCAGCAAGAGTTATGGCTTGGCAGTAGCGGCACTGGCGGGGGTTCCGCGTGAGGTAATCAAACGCGCGAAGCAGAAACTTAAAGAGCTGGAAACATTGTCGAACAACGCGGCGTCCAGCAAAGTGGATGGCCCACAATTGCCTTTGCTGAGCGAGGAAGTTTCTCCGGCGGTTGAGGCGTTGGAGGCACTAGACGCTGATTCTCTGTCGCCAAGGCAAGCGCTGGAATGGATCTACCGTCTCAAAACCATGCTATGA
- the rpoS gene encoding RNA polymerase sigma factor RpoS, which translates to MSQNTLKVNELHDDVDFDENSAEAFAEEKATVEESVEIDASEAEEELLSQAVSQRVLDATQLYLGEIGYSPLLTAEEEVYFARRALRGDVPSRRRMIESNLRLVVKIARRYSNRGLALLDLIEEGNLGLIRAVEKFDPERGFRFSTYATWWIRQTIERAIMNQTRTIRLPIHIVKELNVYLRTARELAHKLDHEPSAEEIAEQLDKPVHDVSRMLRLNERITSVDTPLGGDSEKALLDILADEKENGPEDTTQDDDMKHSIVKWLYELNAKQREVLARRFGLLGYEAATLEDVGREIGLTRERVRQIQVEGLRRLREILQGQGLSIEALFRE; encoded by the coding sequence ATGAGTCAGAATACGCTGAAAGTTAACGAGTTACACGATGATGTAGATTTCGACGAGAACAGCGCTGAAGCCTTTGCCGAAGAGAAAGCAACCGTCGAGGAGTCTGTTGAGATTGACGCTTCTGAAGCAGAAGAAGAGTTACTTTCGCAGGCTGTAAGCCAAAGAGTGCTGGATGCAACTCAACTGTACCTTGGTGAAATTGGTTACTCTCCTCTGCTAACCGCAGAAGAGGAAGTCTATTTTGCACGACGTGCGCTGCGAGGTGATGTTCCATCCCGTCGCCGCATGATCGAAAGTAACCTGCGTTTAGTGGTTAAAATTGCGCGCCGCTACAGTAATCGCGGCCTGGCACTGCTGGATCTCATTGAAGAGGGTAACCTCGGCCTGATCCGTGCAGTAGAGAAATTTGACCCTGAACGCGGTTTTAGATTCTCAACTTACGCAACCTGGTGGATCCGCCAGACGATTGAACGGGCGATCATGAATCAAACCCGTACTATTCGTTTGCCGATTCACATCGTTAAAGAATTGAACGTTTACCTGCGTACTGCGCGTGAATTGGCACACAAGCTTGATCATGAGCCAAGTGCTGAAGAAATTGCAGAGCAGCTCGACAAACCGGTCCATGACGTCAGCCGTATGCTGCGCCTGAATGAGCGTATTACTTCTGTAGATACCCCGTTGGGTGGTGACTCTGAAAAAGCGCTGTTAGATATTCTGGCGGATGAGAAAGAGAACGGTCCGGAAGATACAACGCAAGACGATGATATGAAACACAGCATCGTTAAGTGGTTGTACGAGCTGAATGCCAAGCAGCGTGAAGTCCTGGCGCGTCGTTTCGGCCTGTTGGGCTATGAAGCGGCAACCCTTGAGGATGTCGGTCGAGAAATCGGTCTTACGCGTGAACGTGTTCGTCAGATTCAAGTTGAAGGATTGCGTCGCCTGCGTGAAATTTTGCAGGGTCAAGGTCTGAGCATCGAAGCACTGTTTCGTGAATAA
- the nlpD gene encoding murein hydrolase activator NlpD has translation MSTGSPIKTLSRIAVCTFVGAWLAGCSNNASTTAPISSVNNGGGMLRSNSGGQITPNYGAQAAPNSVDNAPMINAQGHIVYNRSYNSIPKGSYNGKTYTVKRGDTLFYIAWITGNDFRDLAARNNIPQPYGLEVGQKIQINNVSSEASSGSGTLVATDATHGGVPQAPSGGMMQGTVVASQPTTTYSETSSKQNVGHMLPTAGVVATTTAPVTAPTTPVESTTDNGGPVSSWRWPTNGKIIDNFSASEGGNKGIDIAGSRGQPVLATASGRVVYAGNALRGYGNLIIIKHNDDYLSAYAHNDSMLVREQQEVQAGQKIATMGSTGTSSVRLHFEIRYKGKSVNPLRYLPQR, from the coding sequence ATGAGCACGGGAAGCCCAATTAAAACCTTAAGCCGCATTGCGGTATGTACATTTGTTGGTGCCTGGCTCGCGGGATGTTCCAATAATGCCTCGACAACTGCTCCAATAAGCAGCGTAAACAACGGTGGAGGCATGCTGCGCAGCAATTCTGGAGGTCAGATTACTCCTAATTATGGCGCGCAGGCGGCTCCAAATTCTGTTGATAATGCCCCGATGATTAACGCCCAGGGACACATCGTTTATAACCGAAGTTATAACAGTATTCCTAAAGGCAGCTATAACGGTAAAACGTATACCGTCAAGCGCGGCGACACACTCTTTTATATTGCCTGGATAACCGGCAATGACTTCCGTGATCTTGCGGCGCGCAACAATATCCCGCAACCTTACGGCCTTGAAGTTGGACAAAAGATTCAAATCAATAATGTTTCTTCCGAGGCGAGCTCTGGCAGCGGAACGTTGGTGGCAACCGATGCGACTCACGGAGGGGTTCCACAAGCGCCATCCGGTGGCATGATGCAAGGGACAGTGGTTGCATCTCAACCAACTACCACGTATTCTGAAACTTCAAGTAAACAGAATGTAGGTCATATGTTGCCTACAGCAGGCGTTGTCGCTACGACAACAGCCCCTGTTACCGCACCGACTACCCCCGTTGAAAGCACCACAGACAATGGCGGTCCAGTTTCCTCTTGGAGATGGCCGACTAACGGGAAAATTATCGATAACTTCTCTGCCTCCGAAGGTGGAAACAAAGGTATCGATATAGCCGGTTCGCGAGGTCAACCTGTATTGGCAACCGCCAGTGGGCGCGTAGTTTATGCAGGCAATGCGCTTCGTGGTTACGGTAATCTAATCATCATCAAACACAATGATGATTACTTGAGCGCCTATGCACACAATGATTCAATGCTGGTCCGGGAACAACAAGAAGTGCAGGCGGGACAAAAAATAGCGACGATGGGTAGCACCGGAACCAGCTCAGTAAGATTACATTTTGAAATTCGTTACAAGGGGAAATCCGTAAACCCGCTGCGTTATCTTCCGCAGCGATAA
- a CDS encoding protein-L-isoaspartate(D-aspartate) O-methyltransferase yields the protein MVIKPMYNLLEQLRKQGISDENLLHAMETVPRERFVDEAFQHKAYENTALPIGLGQTISQPYTVARMTELLRLTPQSRVLEIGTGSGYQTAILAHLVEHVFSVERIKGLQWQAKRRLKQLDLHNISTRHGDGWEGWPSRGPFDAIIVTAAPPEIPQDLITQLAEGGIMVLPVGEQNQTLQRIQRRANDFTIETIEAVRFVPLVKGELA from the coding sequence ATGGTGATTAAGCCGATGTACAATTTGCTGGAACAGCTGCGAAAACAGGGCATCTCGGATGAGAATCTGCTGCACGCGATGGAAACTGTGCCGCGCGAGCGCTTCGTTGATGAGGCTTTTCAGCATAAAGCTTATGAAAATACCGCGTTGCCTATCGGCCTTGGACAAACTATCTCTCAGCCTTATACCGTAGCTCGCATGACAGAACTGTTGCGCCTGACGCCGCAGTCGCGAGTACTGGAGATTGGCACCGGCTCGGGATACCAGACGGCTATTTTGGCGCATCTGGTTGAGCACGTATTTTCCGTAGAGCGTATTAAAGGCCTGCAATGGCAGGCGAAGCGTCGGCTTAAGCAGCTGGATCTGCACAATATTTCCACCCGCCATGGCGATGGTTGGGAAGGGTGGCCTTCGCGCGGCCCTTTTGACGCTATTATCGTGACCGCGGCCCCTCCAGAAATTCCTCAGGATCTGATAACCCAGCTGGCCGAAGGCGGGATCATGGTTTTGCCCGTGGGTGAGCAAAATCAGACTTTGCAACGTATCCAGCGACGAGCCAACGACTTTACAATTGAAACTATTGAAGCCGTGCGTTTTGTTCCTTTAGTCAAAGGCGAGCTTGCCTGA
- the surE gene encoding 5'/3'-nucleotidase SurE, protein MIRILLSNDDGVTAPGIQALASALREFAEVTLVAPDRNRSGASNALTLDSPLRIQKNANGDTAVINGTPTDCVYLGVNSLMRPRPDIVVSGINAGPNLGDDVIYSGTVAAAMEGRHLGYPAVAVSLDGNRHYDTAAAITCRIVKMLASEPLHTGRILNINVPDLPLDQIKGYRVTRCGSRHPAEQVFCQQDPRGHDMYWIGPPGEKFDIAPDTDFAAVAQGYVSITPLHVDLTAYAAQETVRTWLAKAEVNGNGD, encoded by the coding sequence CTGATACGGATATTACTGAGTAATGATGATGGCGTTACCGCTCCTGGGATTCAGGCGCTAGCCTCGGCACTGCGTGAGTTTGCCGAGGTTACCCTCGTTGCACCTGACAGAAATCGCAGCGGCGCTTCCAATGCGCTGACGCTGGACTCGCCGCTGCGCATTCAAAAAAATGCCAATGGCGATACGGCAGTGATCAACGGCACGCCAACGGACTGTGTTTATCTGGGGGTCAATTCCCTGATGCGTCCGCGACCGGATATCGTGGTTTCCGGTATTAATGCCGGACCGAATCTGGGCGATGATGTCATTTACTCCGGCACCGTTGCAGCCGCGATGGAAGGGCGTCATCTCGGTTATCCGGCGGTTGCCGTTTCCCTCGATGGCAACCGGCATTACGACACTGCTGCGGCAATCACCTGCCGTATTGTAAAAATGTTGGCCTCCGAGCCTTTGCACACCGGTCGTATCCTCAATATTAATGTTCCTGATCTGCCTTTGGATCAAATTAAAGGCTATCGCGTCACACGCTGCGGTAGCCGTCATCCGGCAGAACAGGTATTTTGTCAGCAAGACCCGCGTGGTCATGATATGTACTGGATTGGTCCGCCCGGCGAGAAATTCGATATTGCGCCGGATACTGACTTTGCCGCCGTAGCACAGGGATATGTATCAATAACCCCTCTGCACGTCGATCTGACGGCCTATGCGGCGCAAGAAACCGTCAGAACATGGTTAGCCAAAGCCGAGGTGAACGGGAATGGTGATTAA
- the truD gene encoding tRNA pseudouridine(13) synthase TruD: protein MDMNNLTWLYGKPLSTGTLKANAEDFIVEEDLGFEPDGEGEHLLVRIRKTGCNTQFVAEQLARFAGVHPRSVSYAGLKDRHAVTEQWFCVHLPGKETPDLSQFQLEGCEVVRHARHLKKMRIGTLKGNLFTLVLRDLTDLADVQQRLEKIVSQGVPNYFGVQRFGRGGNNLVMATRWAKDEIRVKERPKRSFYLSASRSAMFNIVASERLARGLMTEAMLGDALQLSGRGSWFVAKEEELESVQSRVASGDLLITAPLPGDGPLGSQQDAELFELGCIEDQTALLSLLKRERVEPARRAVMLHPRDLAWRTVDDATLELKFWLPAGSFATSLVRELMGQDAGEADISE, encoded by the coding sequence GTGGATATGAATAATCTGACCTGGCTGTACGGCAAGCCGCTTTCCACCGGTACGCTCAAGGCCAATGCAGAGGATTTCATCGTTGAAGAAGACCTCGGTTTTGAGCCGGACGGCGAGGGCGAGCATTTGCTGGTTCGCATCCGTAAAACCGGCTGTAATACCCAGTTTGTTGCCGAACAGTTGGCGCGCTTTGCTGGTGTTCATCCTCGTTCTGTGAGCTATGCCGGGTTGAAAGACCGCCATGCTGTGACCGAGCAGTGGTTCTGTGTACATTTGCCCGGTAAAGAAACGCCTGACCTGAGTCAGTTTCAGCTGGAGGGTTGTGAGGTTGTACGTCACGCTCGTCATCTGAAAAAGATGCGTATCGGCACGTTGAAAGGCAACCTGTTTACTCTGGTGCTGCGTGATCTCACTGATTTGGCCGACGTGCAGCAACGTCTGGAGAAAATTGTTTCTCAGGGTGTACCAAACTATTTCGGCGTGCAGCGCTTCGGACGCGGTGGCAATAACCTGGTAATGGCCACCCGTTGGGCGAAAGACGAAATTCGTGTTAAAGAACGTCCGAAGCGCAGCTTTTACCTCTCGGCGAGCCGCAGCGCAATGTTTAATATCGTTGCCAGTGAGCGACTTGCTCGAGGTTTGATGACTGAAGCCATGCTGGGTGATGCCCTACAGCTTAGCGGCCGCGGCAGCTGGTTTGTTGCTAAAGAAGAAGAGCTGGAGTCGGTGCAATCGCGCGTCGCCAGCGGTGATTTGCTGATCACGGCGCCACTGCCGGGCGATGGCCCGCTGGGGTCGCAGCAAGATGCTGAACTATTTGAACTGGGCTGCATAGAAGACCAAACGGCATTGTTGTCCCTGCTTAAACGCGAACGGGTTGAACCCGCGCGCCGCGCAGTTATGCTGCATCCAAGAGATCTCGCATGGCGAACTGTGGATGACGCGACGCTAGAACTTAAGTTTTGGCTTCCGGCAGGCAGCTTTGCCACCAGTCTTGTCAGAGAACTGATGGGACAAGATGCAGGCGAAGCCGACATTAGCGAATAA
- the ispF gene encoding 2-C-methyl-D-erythritol 2,4-cyclodiphosphate synthase, whose product MRIGHGFDVHAFGGEGPLVIGGVRIPFDRGLLAHSDGDVALHAATDALLGAAALGDIGKLFPDTDPAYKGADSRELLREAYRQIKAKGYRLGNIDITIIAQAPKMLPHIPQMRVFIAEDLGCHMDDVNVKATTTEKLGFTGRGEGIACEAVALLIKD is encoded by the coding sequence ATGCGTATCGGTCACGGTTTTGATGTTCATGCATTTGGAGGCGAAGGCCCTCTGGTGATCGGCGGTGTGCGCATCCCTTTTGATCGGGGATTACTGGCACACTCCGACGGTGACGTTGCCCTGCACGCGGCAACTGATGCCCTGCTTGGCGCTGCGGCGCTGGGCGATATCGGCAAACTGTTCCCTGACACCGACCCGGCCTATAAAGGTGCCGACAGCCGCGAACTGCTGCGTGAAGCCTACCGCCAGATCAAAGCCAAAGGTTACCGTCTTGGCAATATCGACATAACTATTATCGCCCAGGCCCCGAAAATGCTGCCGCATATTCCACAGATGCGCGTATTTATCGCCGAAGACCTGGGCTGTCACATGGACGACGTCAACGTAAAAGCAACCACTACCGAGAAGCTTGGATTTACCGGTCGTGGCGAAGGCATCGCCTGTGAAGCTGTTGCCTTGTTGATCAAGGACTGA